The sequence below is a genomic window from Hyperolius riggenbachi isolate aHypRig1 chromosome 7, aHypRig1.pri, whole genome shotgun sequence.
ggtactaggcttgacatgcgcatttcgctatttctccatggaacttttcatttttatgcgcaagcgcaatagttgctttacgtgatgtaatgttcgttccaacgatcagatcgttacacacctttataaactaactttacttaggttgttctttcgtcaattaaaagttagtttgtcgttgacaacgaacgatcgttgtcgcatgtgtgtacgtagctttagtccAACATTGGATCCCCACCGTCCCCATGCTGTGCCATGTTATTTAAATATTACATGGACACATTTGGGCTCGCcgctagagggcgctattgctggATCTAGTCCAGCATGGCATCAGGCTCTGTGAATTAAGTGTTGGacaaagtctgacactttgaagCTCTTCGGTAGGGGTggccagtgagatgcaaataattttgaggtaaaatttgattggtccattttcaagctgcataaatttacatataaaatttgcataatcctgcattagctcgaaattatttgcatctcattaaccatccctaccCTAAAATTTTACTTTAAATGCACAGTAAAGTCATCTATGTGTTGTTTCAGAGAGTAAGAGGCCTCGAGGGAGTGCTGACGGTCCAGGAAGCCCAGCTAGTGGTAACACAGAGGAGGCGTGGCCTGTTTCAGAACAGAGCACAGGGAACACCCCCGAGCAGCAGGAATCTTCAGAACAGAGCCCAAGGAACACCCCTGAGCAGCAGGAATCCTCAGTACAGAGCGCAGGGAACACCCCCGAGAAGCAGCAATCCTCAGAACAGAGCATGAGGAACACCCCTGAGAAGCAGGATTCTtcagaagagagtgcagaggagagaTCACAGACTGTGTCACCATGGACCCCAGGTGCCAGTGCAGACGAACACGCTGCAGCGGATAGGAGTCTGCCACATGGAAGAGAAGAAGACCCACAGAGGACAGACAGGACGGTCCAATGGCAGAGCCCAACACAGaggacaagatggctgccacccACCGCACTCTCCCCGCTGCCCGTGACGCCGTACACGCCCCCTGCATGTCTGATGGGAACCAGGTAATGTTGAGAGTTATGAGATGATCCCCACACCATTCAGTACATACTTATTGTGGTGTGATAGTAAGCACATTTACATTACATATTCATTCATTAAAAAGGGGTTTAGATGTTTTCCTCGCACTGAAGGACATCAATGGCCATGACTACTAGGAAGCAGAGGcggagctagggttttcagcgcctggggacaaagacaATTTTTGCGTTCCCCCTGGACATAATGGGCacggccacacatcagaatgtggtagttgtcatgggtggagtcaaatgtacaaatgcggtttagccagatgtgcccccttcccccccatagAAAAGGATATGTGCCCCCCTTCTCCTcatttagatagctagatgtgcccctctttagatagccagatgtgtccccttccccatttagatagccatgagtgccccccccccccccccccccatagatagccatgtAAGTCTCCCTTTAGATCGCCTGCTTTTTCTGCTtctgttaatgcttctgcactcTTCTGCAGAGGCagggggcactttgggcagccagtaagccgcctctcatgcatgtgggggtgcaggggccgtgctgcgcccggggcatgtccccccccccaatagctaCGCCTCTTCTAGTAAGAGGATGGCGATGTCTTGTTCCAACCTAGTAAAAAATCTTACTGTTCTGACTTTCCTGCCGATTGAGATGCGATGAGGCTGAACTTGATGGATGCACATCTTTTCTCAGCTTAGATTGCTTTGCTGAACTATAAGCCTGAAGTCCTCCTTAGTAGTTGGACCCCTCGGAGTGATACTCGTACAGCCCCACCGTCACTGAGCAGGGCCCCCTCTTCATCTTTTGGCCTTGCTCCTGGCCATTGACAAGCGCATCcaaactgggcatgtgcaagtaagttccgcacatgcccagtagaatgaaacagcttGTGCACAGCTTTATTCCTCCACAGTGATCTACTGGCCATGCTCATatcgtaagcagttaaaatctgacagagccaaCTGGTTTTGGAGCAGTTCACTTCCTCATGGGGGATatttagggttttctttgttttgggtatttagggttttctttgaacggcagttgctaagtctaactgccaaaatagtgtgcacgagaggagggaggctggctgatatCGTATTATTTTACTAGTTAATCtaacgttcaggaaatgcttttgaaaacaaagaaaaccctgagaaccccccatgaggagatgaattaGTACAAATCTTGACAgttgtgtcagattttaactgcttacttttttggctgTAGCGGTCCTTTAAATGGGTttagagggacccagcactggaacggtgGTCTCTACAAGGATCCAGGGAGCCTCTGGCCTCCCACTAATCAGATACAGTATAAAGCCAGCCATACATGTAGAGATTCGGATTTAAAGTGATGaactttattaacctccctggcggctaatttttttttgtttcatgtaaagctaccagagtggtagctacatgaaacaccactagagggcgcatgtgtccctctagtgcgatcgtcgacgggataaatagcaaacaggggaacgcgtatagaaCGCGCTCccatgtttggcttctcctgtcgccatggcgacgatcggaatgaagtcatggacgtcagacgacgtcctgacgtcagacgcctccgatccaacccatagcgctgcccggaactcattggtccgggcagcgcagggctctggcgggggccctcttgcgccgctgtgtGCGGGCGATCGCGGCAGAgcgccggcgatcaagctgtacgcgcggctagcaaagtgctagctgtgcgtacagcattttaaatggagcaaatcaccccaccaggggctgagatatcttcctgcgcggcatagcccgacctcagctcaagcttaccgccaggaaggttaaggaatcgacttcagtatggttgatggaAAGTCGATTGACTTGTGGTCCACGCACTACAAGCGATATCCTATACAATTCACCgtcactaatcgatctgaccaatgtcgtgtttccatgctctgaatgcaaaaatcgattcgaGCCAATCGAATGACATGTAAACAGTAGTCGATTCCTGTGTAATCAACCGATTTCTTGCATCCTGCTTAATCAACTAAGCTGGTCGAGTTGACATGAAATCAGACACATTTAATTGATTGGGAATTATAAAACACACTCAATTTTGTCttgattctataaaatgatcgaatcgaatagtTGATCGTACTGCAAAATcgccagatgtatggctaccttaaagaggaacttcagcagaAACAAACatcctgtcattaagttacattagttatgttaattaaaatagaaagttaatataatctcttacccaccctgttttaaaagaacaggcaaaggtttgatttcatgagggcagccatctttttggttgaaaggtgacagggagcatgagacacagttccaactgtcctgtgtcctgctcaccctcccagttgctatgcaacgtgaataacaacataggaaatcccatgatgctttgcacagcatcaggtaaaaaaagcccgggcagttttctttgatgggtggagcttagctaaaaatgcagctaaaaatgatgcttaggtaagaaaaacaaagttctgatgctgtgaaactgttaaagaaacaccaaaccttttcagttctgatgagtagatttttagtccagaggttcacttgaagtatttaacttgtttttttcttataattCTTTTCAGTTGCCCATTAACTCATTTTGAACATTAGCCAAACAAATTGCTGTTGCACAATATATACCCTAATGCTTGTTCTTATGTTTACTTAGTTAATACGGCAGTCATGACACAAATACACAAAGTACACAAtactttatatacacacacaccagtgtCAATACAAACCACAGGGGACAAGCTGACGCCTTCAGTATCTCCCATCTGTCATGTTTATAAGATTTATAGAGGCTACCAGTAACCTAAAAATTCATACACAAATGCGCaatttaatgcacaaccaaccacacAACTTGTTTACAGGACATGTATGTACCGTATACAAGCGCTGATCAACTAACCATCCAACTCATTagaagtaaacctgaagtggaaataaactgctgaaaagttattttaaattgaaggtgaaaaagtatctcctaggagagaactcagcgGAAGTTatgcccttatgcaattcactttttctcctaagttatctcctaggggatatttttgaacttgtcagtaaaatgtcttttaagcaatcagaaagcaagaaaatactcaaagtaaatttggtagtactttttcacttacctttttgttactttttcagttaaaatgttaatacagaGGCTTTCCCCCTCCACCTCGCCTTTCCAGTGCTGGTATCCCCCGACCCACTGAAAGATCGAAGCTGCGCTCCTGTATGTAATGGAGAGAGGCCGCACGATGCAGTATCACGTATGGGAGCGCAGCTGCGAGCTTACTGAGGGTCCCGGCAAGAAGCGAtgctctgggaagcctctggaggaggtaagtatctaacttctgACTCAATTAACCACTTCTTGCGCCAGCTACAGTATATCTCCGCCCCTTGAGACTTCAGCTTCGGGGGTGTAGATATATGTACCTCACCGCAATTGCCCCTCCACGCGTGCACCTGTGCACGTTCTTATCGCTGCCGTTAGTACAcaaatcagtgaatgggaacatgcgtTCCTATTCaacgatcaaagtgcctgtgatcaatgatcagtttgatgccggtggtcattgacgaataaaaccacacacacagcacttcctgtgtactgttcacagtacatagGAATTGagtggggggacatctagtggccaaaaagtaaaaagagTAAACAAAAATAAATCCACCATGAATTAACCCTTTCCCCACCCACCCCTTCCTAAAAAAAagtgtgacatttaaaaaaaaaaatacatcaatcgttaccttagggactgtttTAAatagtatgtcatgagggtatcttactgttatttttgaaaataagggcttgtaattagcaaTATAGTGTAATggaataaaactgaaaaaatatacctttgtttccaattaaaatattggcgccacacgtactagggacagaatttaaatgttgtaataaccgggacaaatggacaaataaaatgtgtgggttttattcacagtagcacattttattttaaaactataatggctaaaaactgaaaaataataattgttttcaatttttttctcattattcccattaaaattcatatagaataaaataaatcttagaaaaagtaccaccaaataaaaaaaaaggcctaattggtggcgaaaaaaacaagatatttatatgctcgagtataagtctagaaatgtagtttATGAAATGTTTCATTTAGAAAAATTATAgcggtcggcttatacacgagtcacgggcagCACTGaagacactgagtaatgtgtgtactaatagtgacactcccatttgcagcaatttacccagtggtaagtgatactttgaggaaaggaaataccaggaaaacacaggtctgaatgcCCTGGtcataacaattaacaaggaaagtagcagggggggaaatactgggctgcataaaagggaatgaataattgcagcacttgggggcctgaagGAGGTATTAGCTGCACTTAagtgacaggaggggttaatggctgcaatactgtatgcagtgcagtcattaacccctcctgagctccaagtgcagccattaactttgctgggtagacttatacttgagtcaataacaaattccagcttaagatggTTTAATATTGgactcgacttatacacaaggtcgacttgtattcgagtatatacagtaagaagTAATAACGTTTTTGGTGAATGAAATGTAaatattgctctggtccataaggggaacaccACCTGCAGTGGTCACGTGGTTAAACTCACAGGCTTGCTTCAAGAAGGCAAAAGTTTATTTGCTATAAGAATGTAAGGCACGCTTCAGATATTAAGTGGTGGTCTTGTAACggttttctcctctttctgacagaTTTGCACAGTCCCTCCATTCTGGCCTGGCTCCATACCCCCCACCGATGCCGCCTCTGCCACCCATCCCCCCGACTACGCCTTACTACCTTAGCTCCTGGACTTCTCCGCCACTCAGAATGAGCTATACCCACCCCGGGCTGCACCCGCAACTCTTCCAGCAGATGTGCGGCCCACCCTGGTACCTGTCCCCACAGCTCACCTCCAGGGGGCTCTGATCCTGGGGGCATGTCCAAGGAGGAGACCGTACCACTCCCTGACAGGGGAGCCCTGCAGCAACGTGATGTGGGATAGACACTAGCACTGATTTACCTGTGATGTAACAATGGCAGAATGCCAACAGAGCAGAGAAGACTGGTGAGATCTGGGCACCCCCCGTGCACTGTGGTATGACCCAGACTGAGAGAACCATCTGCCGAGCTAACGGGTAAAGGTCAGAGTGGCAGGACAGAGTCGGGAAAAGGTCAGAGTGGCAGGACAGAGTTGGGAAAGACAAAACAGCATTCACCATGCCCACCTCGAATGAAAAGTGGAGTGGGACAAAGATTGCACGTGGTGAGAAGACTGATTGGTCCATGGATGCTACCACCTTTTAGGCTATCCCAGCATCCTCTCTGCTTATAAACAGGCCAACAGGTCCGCTATAAGAATTGTCTATATTACTCCAAAGTCACCAGGGCTCTagcctactttaggggacccagcaggaaacctcatagggaacagttctccaatcacagtaccCTCTACAGTGCTAAgtgttggctgaatagtgtgggcgtggCTTATTACAACCTATCTAAAACCCAGCAGTTAGAGGGGGTGCCGGCCACCCAATCAAGTTAGTGAAATTTCCCTAGATTTCCTGCTGACTCCCCTAAACTAGATTAGTCCTGTCACCAGTTTCAGTTTAGCTGAGTTATGCTGATTTTTGATGTGGTCATGAAAAGGTGATTTTACGAGATTTGTTATTTTATATCTGTTTTTTGTTCATAGTCTCCTATATGCTGTATTTACCTTgtgcagagggggaggggaacagGTACAAAAAGCTGGGAAACTCTCTTGACACTTTAACTGAAAAACTAGCAGCCATTTATTGAACTGATATATACAGAACACACACAGCAGCGATATGTAACGTCACATCTTCAGTATTGCTGCGGTTGTTCGCCTGCAGCGCCGCCCTGCTGTTGGGGGCCCCGCGCCCTCTGCCCGCCCTCGTACTGCTGTAGGAAGGTGTGTAGCTTGGAGGGGAAGTCCGTCATAACTCCAGTTGCTCCGCAGTCAAAGGCTCTTTGGAAATCGGATTCCTTGTTTAACACCCAGAGGTAGACCTGTAGGGGGCACAAGAGAACCTGTGAGACTCACATCACTTATAAGGGAACCTGCAGAGAGGGGGTTACAGGGacagccatctttatttcctgccTTATCTCTGGTTACAGGAGGAGGACAGTACTGCTTTCAGCTTGACCAGGAATCCTAAAGTGATGCCCTCTAAACTGTGCCCTCCTCACTACCCATGCCACAAATCCTCCACTGTGTCCCACCATCACTTATCCCCCCACCCATCCATTGGTCCCCCCGTATTGTGCCCTCCTCATGTGCCCTATCCATGACACCCATCCCCCTCTGTACCTGCTCATTGTTTTCCATccttgtgcgccccccccccgtgccccCTATAATGTGTCCTGCTCATTGTCCATGCCACCTATTCCTGTGCCGCCCATTGTCCCCCAATACTGTGCTCCTCACTATCCACGCCACCCATCCCCCTTCTTTAACACCTCCCACTGTCTGGGCCACCCTCggtgtgtgatgggggcgtggcaTGTATAAGGTGATGCACTCAGTGTGTGACGGGGTGTGGCATGTATAAGGCGATGCCCTCAGTGTGTGATGGGGCGTGGCATGTATAAAGTGACGCCCTCAGTGTGTGACGGGGCGTGGCATGCATAAGGTGACGCCCTCAGTGTGTGACGGGGCGTGGCATGTATAAGGCGACGCCCTCAGTGTGTGATGGGGCCGTGGCATGTATAAAGTGACGCCCTCAGTGTGTGAGGGGGCGTGGCATGTATAAGGTGGCGTTACCTGGATCCCGCGGGCCTCCAGGTGCTGGAAGAGGCTCTTCCTCATCATTAACCTGTAAGAAGAGAACATGGTCCGGCTTAGCTACAGCGCAACTCATGTCATCCATAGCAACCCCTTCCCACTTCAGctggccagcgacaggctcatTATCCCAGCTTCCATGCACATTGTATGCAGTTTTAAAACGGACCAATCAAGTACACTTCCTGTAGATTTTCATTGACTCATTTCCAAGCAGCGTAGGATTTACATGAAATAAcactggaattatttgcatactaCTGACTACATCTAATCTTATCTCTGGGAATTAAAAGCAACTCCTAATTTAGGCCCCAGGTAATGGAGTAacacagctggggggggggggggcggtcctgGGGAGCAAAGTAGTAAAGCAACAGAGCATCATACTGTACCTCTTTTCGGCatcgggacaggtcctcttcacttccgcTACTCTGGaagagtcggggggggggggggtgattttgtGAGCTACaaaaacattgggggggggggggggaaggttgtgGACAGCCCACACAtagctccatgggggggggggctactgaaTTTGGGGGCGGGATAGTTAAGCTACGCCCCCTGGGACCATGTTGGCCCGGATGGAGTACGGAGGACCAAGATACAACGTGTAATAAAATGGGTCACTGTGACAATCCCTGTATTCAGGAGTAATTCTGGAATCTCTACATGTAAATATGTGTAATATTATAACAATGCTGTACTATGTATATAAATGTCATATTTCCTACATGGGTCTCCTTTTTTTCTGCTGCTTTACATAATAGGAATGTCTCCAAGCTAAAGAGAGACATTTAGTGAAACGAATGCAGTCTTCAAGCTCAACTAATCGTCAAGAAAAAACAATAGATTTCTGACTACAATTCTCATCAGCCCTGCATTATAGTAGAAGCCATGTGTTTACATGAGGAGGTGGGACTTGGTCGTCACAAGAAGTAATGgtgtatacacacatccaatttttattggccagtacctgaccaattttacccccatgTAGTACGAGGGCCAACAGAtcctgaatactatgaacagagtgcgtaggtaagctctcaacctacatggaggtggtaaaattggtcaatcaaaattgcatgtgtgtatcaggcttcagaccttaaaggctcatacacacatcagactatagtctttggaaaatgaaagatcacagaccaatcttaccacccttcatgtagtatgagagccataccttcacagtcttttctatggagctgaactccacatcagaaaaaaatctttgcaagatgctgcacacaaagatgctgtacagacacaaaagatcagtatctgcaaaagatctgttcctgccaaagatccgttcctgccaaagatccgttcctgcaaattgcaatgatagtctatgagatctgcagatcatcatacacaccttgtttaactgacattcatctgcagatcagatccaccaggatggattttcagatctgcagataattgcttgatctgcagatgaatgtcagttaaacaaggtgtgtatgatgatctgcagatctcatagactatgaatgcaatttgcaggaatggatctttggcaggaacagatcttttgcagatactgatcttttgtgtctgtacagcatctgtgtgtgcagcatcttgccaagatttgtatctgatgtggagttcagctccatagaatagactgtgtagagtatggctctcatactacatgaagggtggtaagattggtctgtgatctttcattttccaaagaccatagtctgatgtgtgtatgcacccttagagtAAACTAGCCAGGCGATGGAGGCCTCCTGTTGGTTTGGATGGGTGCACAGCTGCAGACAAGCACAGCCACACAATGCAGGACTTTCATTTGAAAAGTTCAGTTCTAATAGTCATACTTATCATTTACAACAATCAACATGATTGCTTTTCAGAACTTGCTGGttttgattttaaccacttccgggtttcgggtggttttgctgatctgtgttgcgggggctcttcagcctgcagcacagatcagatagcaggcagggcgatcagacttccccccttttttccccactagggggatgtcctgctggggggtctgatcatcGCCGGCTGTTTGCActtgcgggggctcttcaaagcccccctccgcagcgctttctggcccccttccctccctacccctgtgagcggcgcaggacggaaatccgtcctgcgccacctcagataggcttcagcctatcagatgccggcgatccccggccaatcagaggccggggatcgccgatctcctctacggcgctgctgcgcagcagtggttaaaaggacattaaccacttccaaaccacaggtgtattttactttttggccacaagatggctccaTGCTTATTTCCCAAGTACACAGGAAACAGTAGACTGGAACTTGTGTGGGTAACTGTTTACTTTCAGTTTTGTGAATGAGAGCCTGAATCTCGCTCACGCCAGCTGACATTCATCACAGGCGCTGTGATCgggtttgggaacagctgttttccaTTTACCGATCATGGAACGGCTGGACTGTGACAAAGGCAACCAAAAAAATGGTGCGGCGACCACGAACGGAGGTGGTAAGTTAACAATGCGTATTTATACGCCCCTGATCAGCAAGTGAAGCACACAGgggcatattatatatatatatatatatatatatatttatatttatatatagcaaAATTCAGGACTGGTTAACATTACAAAACACAGTTTTGTTAATAAGTAACCCCTGTAGCTCATCTCTATATATTGTAAAGGTTAATGGCCAACTTCATGAAACATGCATCCATTCCAGTGTTCCTAGCAGAAGCTCTCAGATGTGTCACATGCTAAATCAATGTGTGCAAAAACAGTAACAAGGACTTCTTCAACGTGCAACACACGGCTATTCCACAGCTTTCCTATCAGATACAGCAATGTCAGAGCCTCTTACCAGTTACCGGACTAGCCACGTGTTGAAAATGCATAACAAAGGCTCCTGCTCTATGCATACAATTACTCACTAGGGAATTCTATTGGGCAAAAGACGGTAATGGTATTTCCACTGGGTTGAGGTCTGGACTTTGAGCCACTGAAACATTTTCAGTCTTTTCTTTTAGCTTTTCTTGTagcttttaaaggacatccgaggtgaacatttactgatgagaaaaacaattatatctatcctcctcctcctaaacatGACCCTTTTgtttagctatcccacagttttattttataattaaatctagtttttaagtttttactgtttcattgtctctgctcaatgacaccttcattgaagtatgtcagagctaaaatctatcaattattgaccctttttatctctttcctgctctcataagccatttactgacaggaaattgttctgttgctgtaattccttatcagtgagggttatgctatagtctgacccagtccaacagAACCTGTCATTTGcatatctgatgtttaactctttcaagcaaagaaagaaaaaaaggaacacagcctagttatttgtgtgctaggcactgtacatacacatgtctatctcatcatgtcacacgtcacctcgggtgtcctttaactacttgccgaccgcctaacgccaattggcatcaagtcctggggctctaatttgcatgagattgcgcgcacgctgcgcgcgcatctactGCTCGGAGGgcgaagctccgccccctcttcagtctccgagcagaaaTAGCCGCtcgagagactgttagacggcgtgatcgccatctatttacatgtacagcgctgcgatcggcagcagcgatgtactggggacagcctatgacagctgatcacggggattggccagCGGGGAAAGGGAGGACATTTATCtaacaataaataaacaaataaacatccggggggggggggggggggccatcagACTCTACCAACATAGAACTCTGTTggcggggagaaaaggggagggggcggggaatcacttgtgtgctgtgcggccctgcagcttggcctaatggcccgtactcacgggctgcagaagttgcctgtcgccagcacacgtgagcgtgtgggcgacaggccggcgacagcttctctccaggtccctccgcgtacacacgcggaagagggaccagcggcgaggcggaaggtgtcgccgacgttcctcctccccccgccggaagctccatatgatacaatggaggttgctgtcg
It includes:
- the LOC137524213 gene encoding T-box-containing protein TBX6L-like isoform X2, with the protein product MILTKNGRRMFPEFSVSLSGVDPHCLYSLCVQAVPEGENRYKWRDGTWSMSGRAEPGPPTRLYLHPESPAPGHRWMERPVCFSKIRLTNNTLSQGGQIVLQSMHRYFLRLYVIPTSSAGPMTRHVTTVSFPETSFIAVTSYQNPRLSLLKIEENPFAKGIKYFKNQQENHTPKKRNFRPEQNEDCYSESKRPRGSADGPGSPASGNTEEAWPVSEQSTGNTPEQQESSEQSPRNTPEQQESSVQSAGNTPEKQQSSEQSMRNTPEKQDSSEESAEERSQTVSPWTPGASADEHAAADRSLPHGREEDPQRTDRTVQWQSPTQRTRWLPPTALSPLPVTPYTPPACLMGTRFAQSLHSGLAPYPPPMPPLPPIPPTTPYYLSSWTSPPLRMSYTHPGLHPQLFQQMCGPPWYLSPQLTSRGL